Proteins encoded by one window of Culicoides brevitarsis isolate CSIRO-B50_1 chromosome 2, AGI_CSIRO_Cbre_v1, whole genome shotgun sequence:
- the LOC134830314 gene encoding uncharacterized protein LOC134830314: MLRAVLSRLGTQTNDRNSKIILENARLFASFRNRDFQLDGTDVESSGSLITRFARHVAIQNASNKDPIKYTIRYADYFPVADMRRFIRDIREIDAEQLPQMIVYTSVYKGRTDIPTIVEVVNRLDNECAAKIEEMSQQRIIEVLNALMYFLPDRIHQLDFFKRAMPTLVNGFGKEQNARTFVEVCFYLGMGKKSEFCRNLMQQFLKNYLDDYADELETMDLAIVANAAFKTSTQLKSQTFLRRVKEAVLSMEEIDMALMITFLKCLRHNQVRSPETLAKVIGWLENGQITEENSDIRSIGHLLAFLAENRVAHNEIVSDLFIRGIQLVNSGTLPRYISTLLWSASQLGLTFTDEVAINRVVQIIFNKLDNGEYRYASDELIVTSLSLWLLGYKYTDLAKDALADTDTNFQKMAHRVRQDSRRILLQNLLDLERKPLKINRKPSEYLINDRPALQMTFETLKKCAKEFNFSSVEYVQQIPELNIAGICAKIGPKDLHVEVFDNTNTLNDNKTPIGLMRLKKRILEDKKCAVLIVNAAGLVEKEQIEELVKTEIRDFLDDHSDDEKISIET, translated from the coding sequence atgttaagagcaGTATTGAGCCGCCTCGGCACCCAAACAAACGACAGAAATTCCAAAATCATCTTGGAAAACGCCCGATTATTCGCCTCATTCCGCAATCGTGACTTCCAATTGGACGGAACAGATGTCGAATCATCCGGGAGTCTCATCACACGTTTCGCTCGGCACGTTGCCATCCAAAATGCCTCGAACAAGGACCCGATCAAGTACACAATCCGGTATGCGGACTACTTCCCGGTGGCAGATATGCGACGATTCATCCGGGATATTCGGGAAATTGACGCAGAGCAACTGCCACAAATGATTGTCTATACGAGCGTCTACAAGGGCCGAACCGATATTCCGACAATTGTTGAAGTCGTGAACCGACTGGACAACGAATGTGCCGCCAAGATAGAGGAAATGTCGCAACAACGAATAATTGAGGTGCTGAATGCTTTGATGTACTTCCTGCCGGACCGAATTCatcaattggatttttttaaacgtgcGATGCCGACACTCGTGAATGGATTTGGCAAGGAACAGAACGCAAGGACGTTCGTGGAAGTGTGTTTTTACCTCGGAATGGGTAAAAAAAGCgaattttgtcgaaatttgATGCAACAATTCCTGAAAAATTATCTGGATGATTACGCGGATGAGCTAGAAACGATGGATTTGGCGATTGTGGCGAATGCTGCCTTCAAAACGAGCACTCAGCTGAAAAGTCAAACATTTTTGAGACGTGTAAAGGAAGCAGTTTTGTCGATGGAAGAGATTGATATGGCTTTGATGATCACATTCCTCAAATGCTTGCGTCACAATCAAGTACGTTCCCCCGAAACACTTGCAAAAGTCATCGGCTGGCTCGAAAATGGACAAATTACCGAAGAAAATTCCGATATTCGATCAATTGGACATCTTTTAGCGTTTTTGGCGGAAAATCGCGTTGCCCACAACGAAATTGTGTCAGATCTGTTCATCCGAGGCATTCAACTGGTCAATTCCGGAACACTTCCGCGATATATTTCGACCCTCTTATGGAGTGCATCGCAACTGGGACTCACATTCACCGACGAAGTTGCCATAAATCGCGtcgttcaaataattttcaacaaattagaCAACGGCGAATATCGGTATGCCTCAGATGAGCTGATAGTTACTTCGCTATCTCTCTGGTTGCTGGGCTACAAATACACAGATCTCGCCAAAGATGCGTTAGCAGACACCGACACGAATTTCCAGAAGATGGCTCATCGAGTGCGACAGGATTCACGAAGGATTTTGCTGCAGAATTTGCTGGATTTGGAACGAAAACCCCTGAAAATCAACAGAAAACCAtcagaatatttaattaatgatcgCCCGGCACTCCAAATGACCTTCGAAACGTTGAAGAAATGTGCGAAAGAGTTCAATTTCAGCTCTGTCGAGTACGTGCAACAAATTCCTGAATTAAATATCGCTGGAATTTGCGCCAAAATTGGTCCCAAAGATCTTCATGTCGAAGTTTTTGACAACACAAACACTTTGAACGACAATAAAACGCCCATTGGACTGATGAGACTCAAAAAACGCATCTTGGAGGACAAAAAATGCGCCGTTTTGATCGTGAATGCAGCTGGCCTCGttgaaaaagaacaaattgAAGAACTAGTTAAAACAGAAATCCGCGATTTTTTAGACGATCACAGTGATGacgagaaaatttcaatagaaacttaa
- the LOC134829688 gene encoding V-type proton ATPase subunit H isoform X1 has protein sequence MTAHVQELMSSLPDEKIDMIAATSVLQQQASEIRQNKINWQSYMQSQMINSEDYAAISALDSDKRGQYLQTNAPQSAKTFLNLLSHVSKDQTIQYILVMIDDLLQEDRTRVEIFYEHAARKKESIYAPFLTLLNRSDGFIVNMAARILAKLACWGRETMPKSDLNFYLQWLKEQLTNNAKLYEKEVAEAYEKRAAEIAALHHSHHHHHGHHGLHLGLGHSKNEFHPHQQGAAPHHHQKYREIDSETTGHRHPPSVEAHHVMDFQYLTIMSNEYMQSVGRCLQMMLRNDDYRFAFVSVDGISTLISILSSHVNFQVQYQLVFCLWVLTFNPLLAEKMNKFNVIPILADILSDCAKEKVTRIILAVFRNLIEKPEDAQVSKEHCIAMVQCKVLKQLSILEQRRFDDEDITGDVEFLTEKLQNSVQDLSSFDEYATEVKSARLEWSPVHKSAKFWRENAQRLNEKNYELLRILVHLLETSNDPLVLAVASFDIGEYVRHYPRGKNVIEQLGGKQLVMQLLSHEDPNVRYEALLAVQKLMVHNWEYLGKQLEKETETKPSGPAAISGKA, from the exons ATGACTGCTCACGTGCAAGAGTTGATGTCGTCGCTGCCCGACGAGAAGATTG ATATGATTGCAGCGACGAGCGTTTTGCAGCAACAAGCCTCCGAAATCCGTCAAAACAAGATCAACTGGCAATCCTATATGCA aTCGCAAATGATCAATAGCGAGGATTATGCAGCAATTAGTGCGTTGGACAGTGACAAGCGTGGGCAATATTTGCAAACGAATGCTCCACAAAGTGCAAAAACCTTCCTCAACTTGTTGTCACACGTCTCCAAGGACCAGACAATCCAATATATTTTGGTCATGATTGATGATTTGTTGCAG GAGGACCGTACTCGCGTCGAAATCTTCTACGAACATGCAGCACGGAAAAAGGAAAGCATTTATGCTCCCTTCCTCACTTTGCTGAATCGCTCGGATGGCTTTATCGTGAATATGGCAGCTCGCATCCTCGCGAAATTGGCATGTTGGGGTCGCGAAACGATGCCCAAGTCCgatttgaacttttatttgCAGTGGTTGAAGGAACAGCTGACCAATAAT GCGAAATTGTACGAAAAAGAAGTTGCCGAAGCGTATGAGAAGCGAGCTGCGGAAATTGCAGCTTTGCACCatagtcatcatcatcatcacgggCACCATGGACTCCATTTGGGTCTCGGGCACAGCAAAAATGAGTTCCATCCGCATCAGCAGGGCGCCGCGCCGCATCACCATCAAAAGTATCGCGAAATTGACAGCGAAACGACGGGACATCGTCATCCGCCGAGTGTCGAGGCACATCATGTAAtggattttcaatatttaacaattatG AGTAACGAGTACATGCAATCCGTGGGCCGTTGCCTCCAAATGATGCTCCGTAACGACGATTATCGTTTCGCATTTGTCTCCGTCGACGGCATCAGTACACTTATCAGTATTTTGTCGTCGCACGTCAACTTCCAAGTGCAATATCAACTGGTTTTCTGCTTGTGGGTACTTACGTTCAATCCCTTGCTTGCCGAGAAGATGAACAAATTCAACGTGATTCCCATTTTGGCGGATATTTTGAGTGATTGTGCCAAGGAGAAGGTCACTCGTATCATTTTGGCGGTTTTCCGTAACTTAATTGAGAAGCCGGAGGATGCCCAAGTGTCGAAGGAACATTGCATCGCCATGGTACAGTGCAAAGTTTTGAAACAGCTGTCCATTTTGGAGCAACGTCGCTTCGATGATGAGGATATCACGGGAgatgttgaatttttgacgGAGAAATTGCAGAATTCTGTCCAGGATTTGAGCTCGTTCGACGAATATGCGACAGAAGTGAAGAGTGCTCGCTTGGAATGGTCTCCCGTACACAAATCCGCCAAATTCTGGCGTGAAAATGCACAACGCTTGAACGAGAAGAACTACGAATTGTTGCGTATTTTGGTCCATTTGCTTGAGACATCCAATGACCCGCTTGTTTTGGCtg TTGCCAGTTTCGACATTGGAGAATACGTTCGTCACTATCCACGCGGCAAAAATGTCATCGAACAACTCGGTGGCAAGCAACTCGTCATGCAATTGTTGTCGCACGAAGATCCGAATGTCCGTTACGAGGCTTTGCTTGCCGTGCAAAAGTTAATGGTGCACAACTGGGAGTACTTGGGCAAACAATTGGAGAAGGAAACCGAAACGAAACCCTCTGGACCAGCAGCGATCAGCGGAAAAGCCTAA
- the LOC134830315 gene encoding dolichyl-diphosphooligosaccharide--protein glycosyltransferase subunit DAD1: MAKFTQVLQKFYEEYQNKTSKKLKLIDAYLFYILLTGIIQFVYCVLVGTFPFNSFLSGFISTVSSFILGVCLRLQSNPENKQIFMGISPERGFADFIFGHIILHLVVMNFIG, translated from the exons atggcaaaattcaCGCAAGTCCTGCAGAAATTCTACGAAGAATACCAAAATAAGACGTCCAAGAAACTCAAGCTCATCGACGCGTATCTATTCTACATCCTGCTCACCGGAATCATTCAATTTGTGTATTGTGTCTTGGTTGGCACTTTTCCCTTCAACTCTTTTCTTTCGGGATTCATCTCTACCGTGAGCTCTTTTATCCTCGGAG ttTGCCTTCGTTTGCAATCAAATccggaaaataaacaaattttcatgggAATTTCGCCGGAACGTGGATTCGCCGACTTTATTTTCGGACACATCATCCTCCATTTGGTCGTCATGAACTTTATCGGTTAA
- the LOC134829688 gene encoding V-type proton ATPase subunit H isoform X2, whose protein sequence is MTAHVQELMSSLPDEKIDMIAATSVLQQQASEIRQNKINWQSYMQSQMINSEDYAAISALDSDKRGQYLQTNAPQSAKTFLNLLSHVSKDQTIQYILVMIDDLLQEDRTRVEIFYEHAARKKESIYAPFLTLLNRSDGFIVNMAARILAKLACWGRETMPKSDLNFYLQWLKEQLTNNAKLYEKEVAEAYEKRAAEIAALHHSHHHHHGHHGLHLGLGHSKNEFHPHQQGAAPHHHQKYREIDSETTGHRHPPSVEAHHSNEYMQSVGRCLQMMLRNDDYRFAFVSVDGISTLISILSSHVNFQVQYQLVFCLWVLTFNPLLAEKMNKFNVIPILADILSDCAKEKVTRIILAVFRNLIEKPEDAQVSKEHCIAMVQCKVLKQLSILEQRRFDDEDITGDVEFLTEKLQNSVQDLSSFDEYATEVKSARLEWSPVHKSAKFWRENAQRLNEKNYELLRILVHLLETSNDPLVLAVASFDIGEYVRHYPRGKNVIEQLGGKQLVMQLLSHEDPNVRYEALLAVQKLMVHNWEYLGKQLEKETETKPSGPAAISGKA, encoded by the exons ATGACTGCTCACGTGCAAGAGTTGATGTCGTCGCTGCCCGACGAGAAGATTG ATATGATTGCAGCGACGAGCGTTTTGCAGCAACAAGCCTCCGAAATCCGTCAAAACAAGATCAACTGGCAATCCTATATGCA aTCGCAAATGATCAATAGCGAGGATTATGCAGCAATTAGTGCGTTGGACAGTGACAAGCGTGGGCAATATTTGCAAACGAATGCTCCACAAAGTGCAAAAACCTTCCTCAACTTGTTGTCACACGTCTCCAAGGACCAGACAATCCAATATATTTTGGTCATGATTGATGATTTGTTGCAG GAGGACCGTACTCGCGTCGAAATCTTCTACGAACATGCAGCACGGAAAAAGGAAAGCATTTATGCTCCCTTCCTCACTTTGCTGAATCGCTCGGATGGCTTTATCGTGAATATGGCAGCTCGCATCCTCGCGAAATTGGCATGTTGGGGTCGCGAAACGATGCCCAAGTCCgatttgaacttttatttgCAGTGGTTGAAGGAACAGCTGACCAATAAT GCGAAATTGTACGAAAAAGAAGTTGCCGAAGCGTATGAGAAGCGAGCTGCGGAAATTGCAGCTTTGCACCatagtcatcatcatcatcacgggCACCATGGACTCCATTTGGGTCTCGGGCACAGCAAAAATGAGTTCCATCCGCATCAGCAGGGCGCCGCGCCGCATCACCATCAAAAGTATCGCGAAATTGACAGCGAAACGACGGGACATCGTCATCCGCCGAGTGTCGAGGCACATCAT AGTAACGAGTACATGCAATCCGTGGGCCGTTGCCTCCAAATGATGCTCCGTAACGACGATTATCGTTTCGCATTTGTCTCCGTCGACGGCATCAGTACACTTATCAGTATTTTGTCGTCGCACGTCAACTTCCAAGTGCAATATCAACTGGTTTTCTGCTTGTGGGTACTTACGTTCAATCCCTTGCTTGCCGAGAAGATGAACAAATTCAACGTGATTCCCATTTTGGCGGATATTTTGAGTGATTGTGCCAAGGAGAAGGTCACTCGTATCATTTTGGCGGTTTTCCGTAACTTAATTGAGAAGCCGGAGGATGCCCAAGTGTCGAAGGAACATTGCATCGCCATGGTACAGTGCAAAGTTTTGAAACAGCTGTCCATTTTGGAGCAACGTCGCTTCGATGATGAGGATATCACGGGAgatgttgaatttttgacgGAGAAATTGCAGAATTCTGTCCAGGATTTGAGCTCGTTCGACGAATATGCGACAGAAGTGAAGAGTGCTCGCTTGGAATGGTCTCCCGTACACAAATCCGCCAAATTCTGGCGTGAAAATGCACAACGCTTGAACGAGAAGAACTACGAATTGTTGCGTATTTTGGTCCATTTGCTTGAGACATCCAATGACCCGCTTGTTTTGGCtg TTGCCAGTTTCGACATTGGAGAATACGTTCGTCACTATCCACGCGGCAAAAATGTCATCGAACAACTCGGTGGCAAGCAACTCGTCATGCAATTGTTGTCGCACGAAGATCCGAATGTCCGTTACGAGGCTTTGCTTGCCGTGCAAAAGTTAATGGTGCACAACTGGGAGTACTTGGGCAAACAATTGGAGAAGGAAACCGAAACGAAACCCTCTGGACCAGCAGCGATCAGCGGAAAAGCCTAA
- the LOC134829688 gene encoding V-type proton ATPase subunit H isoform X3 has protein sequence MTAHVQELMSSLPDEKIDMIAATSVLQQQASEIRQNKINWQSYMQSQMINSEDYAAISALDSDKRGQYLQTNAPQSAKTFLNLLSHVSKDQTIQYILVMIDDLLQEDRTRVEIFYEHAARKKESIYAPFLTLLNRSDGFIVNMAARILAKLACWGRETMPKSDLNFYLQWLKEQLTNNSNEYMQSVGRCLQMMLRNDDYRFAFVSVDGISTLISILSSHVNFQVQYQLVFCLWVLTFNPLLAEKMNKFNVIPILADILSDCAKEKVTRIILAVFRNLIEKPEDAQVSKEHCIAMVQCKVLKQLSILEQRRFDDEDITGDVEFLTEKLQNSVQDLSSFDEYATEVKSARLEWSPVHKSAKFWRENAQRLNEKNYELLRILVHLLETSNDPLVLAVASFDIGEYVRHYPRGKNVIEQLGGKQLVMQLLSHEDPNVRYEALLAVQKLMVHNWEYLGKQLEKETETKPSGPAAISGKA, from the exons ATGACTGCTCACGTGCAAGAGTTGATGTCGTCGCTGCCCGACGAGAAGATTG ATATGATTGCAGCGACGAGCGTTTTGCAGCAACAAGCCTCCGAAATCCGTCAAAACAAGATCAACTGGCAATCCTATATGCA aTCGCAAATGATCAATAGCGAGGATTATGCAGCAATTAGTGCGTTGGACAGTGACAAGCGTGGGCAATATTTGCAAACGAATGCTCCACAAAGTGCAAAAACCTTCCTCAACTTGTTGTCACACGTCTCCAAGGACCAGACAATCCAATATATTTTGGTCATGATTGATGATTTGTTGCAG GAGGACCGTACTCGCGTCGAAATCTTCTACGAACATGCAGCACGGAAAAAGGAAAGCATTTATGCTCCCTTCCTCACTTTGCTGAATCGCTCGGATGGCTTTATCGTGAATATGGCAGCTCGCATCCTCGCGAAATTGGCATGTTGGGGTCGCGAAACGATGCCCAAGTCCgatttgaacttttatttgCAGTGGTTGAAGGAACAGCTGACCAATAAT AGTAACGAGTACATGCAATCCGTGGGCCGTTGCCTCCAAATGATGCTCCGTAACGACGATTATCGTTTCGCATTTGTCTCCGTCGACGGCATCAGTACACTTATCAGTATTTTGTCGTCGCACGTCAACTTCCAAGTGCAATATCAACTGGTTTTCTGCTTGTGGGTACTTACGTTCAATCCCTTGCTTGCCGAGAAGATGAACAAATTCAACGTGATTCCCATTTTGGCGGATATTTTGAGTGATTGTGCCAAGGAGAAGGTCACTCGTATCATTTTGGCGGTTTTCCGTAACTTAATTGAGAAGCCGGAGGATGCCCAAGTGTCGAAGGAACATTGCATCGCCATGGTACAGTGCAAAGTTTTGAAACAGCTGTCCATTTTGGAGCAACGTCGCTTCGATGATGAGGATATCACGGGAgatgttgaatttttgacgGAGAAATTGCAGAATTCTGTCCAGGATTTGAGCTCGTTCGACGAATATGCGACAGAAGTGAAGAGTGCTCGCTTGGAATGGTCTCCCGTACACAAATCCGCCAAATTCTGGCGTGAAAATGCACAACGCTTGAACGAGAAGAACTACGAATTGTTGCGTATTTTGGTCCATTTGCTTGAGACATCCAATGACCCGCTTGTTTTGGCtg TTGCCAGTTTCGACATTGGAGAATACGTTCGTCACTATCCACGCGGCAAAAATGTCATCGAACAACTCGGTGGCAAGCAACTCGTCATGCAATTGTTGTCGCACGAAGATCCGAATGTCCGTTACGAGGCTTTGCTTGCCGTGCAAAAGTTAATGGTGCACAACTGGGAGTACTTGGGCAAACAATTGGAGAAGGAAACCGAAACGAAACCCTCTGGACCAGCAGCGATCAGCGGAAAAGCCTAA